The following nucleotide sequence is from Mugil cephalus isolate CIBA_MC_2020 chromosome 18, CIBA_Mcephalus_1.1, whole genome shotgun sequence.
ccatacacacacactacacacacacaaagcaaccCTTCATAATTCTGTTCATAAGACAGACTTCTGTCATGGGGCTGTAGACGGCTGACCTGTGCTATTTACTGCAAAACAGAGGTTTTTCTTTGGGTTCATGCAGCAATTTACACACAAAGGTAATAAACAAAGTATCATATGTGCTACTGTAATACACGGCGTATTTCAACTTGCAGTAATATGATGTATGCTGGGTCCTGAGGTGAGTGAATGCTCCACATTTACTCTACACATCTGCCGCCTAGATCCCTCAATGAATTCTTACCTGTTACAAGACAAGACACGACATGCCGTCAAACTTCATCCTTCCCTTTGTTTAACCCAACAACGCCGATCATCTTTTACTTCCAGAGGTTTGTTACTTTGgaattcacattttcattaatgAATTTTAAATCCAGACTGAAGACTCACAGCAGCCTTCACTTTACCTGCACTAAGTTTTAGAGTCACATTAAGACCTTTACTGTTGTTTGTTattgattattcttttattattgagtattttaattttttggtgGTACCTTGAAAAAGCCCAGTTAGTTTTTTTCTacctctccagctctttgtgtatcttgttatttttctatctttttgttttataaattgttttatttgttgttgcaaataaataaatttcaatTCCAAACCTAGGAGACACTGCTGCACAGAGAAGCTCATTAGAAAAGTCACAAGCACAACTGCACTAAAGTCACTGTTGTATTCGTCTGTGTTGGTTTAATAAACTGTCAGCTGTAGAAATGGACTGAATGTACCGTGTTAATCAGAACTCATcagtctctgttttctgttgcttcCAGGGACCGTGTTACAGAGGAACTCCTCCACACTGATGATGCTCACATGGTAAAAGCTGTTTACACATCTGACAGAAGCAGATGTTCTCTTGGAGAATTCTTCCATTTGAAATCATGTTtctgtagtttagtttagtttagtttagtttattagtttattgtgaCGTGGACAGTCCCCATTAATCTGTACACGGTGCCAGTAAATAGGGCAGCTTTAGCTAATGTCCAGCTGTGGTCCCAGGCCAGGTGGTAAAGAGCATCCTGAAAGTGAAACACAGTACAAGATATTATCAACACAGGTTTAAATGGGGAAATAAAACCATAGTTCAATGCAGGTCAAGCCAGAACATAAGAGACACAATAGTGCACAATTAACAAACACCACATCACAGAAAGCATGCATCAAACATGGAGGGGGCTATTAGAGCCGTGCAAGCCCTTCTCCAGTCGTATCAGCACCATAATCACTGGGAGTATGTCATAATACACAAGCACAGCACAATGCATGCACCAAATACGTTTCCTAACGGCTTAGTGATGGTTAGGAAATCATCTGGAGAAGGACTAGTGTAACCAAAGCCCGTGTGAACTCATGTAGTGTTTCTGCTTTACCTCTCAGACAGATGGAAGTCTAGAAGATGGAGGACGACGGGGACAGAGTGAGCTGGTCGCTGAGTCGCTGGTTCAAACGTTTTAATCCAGACATCAGTAAAAAACCTGCACCCTCAGACACAGGGTAAGAGAACTACCGTAACCTGACCCGAAGGAACATGAACATTGTTTGCTCAGTGGTTCACAGTGACAGGAAGCTGAGGTGCTGGTCTAGATCAGGACCAGGAGTCCAAGCTGAACCAGTGAAGGACATAATCAGCTCTGTTTTACGGAAGACTTTCACCGTGAAGTCTCTGTAGGCTGCAGTGAGTTTGTATCAGTTCaataagacagacagaaacttAGGAAAAGAAGTTCAACTGTGTCAGAGAAAGCTGGAGAGTtgaaatcaaagaaagtgaATTCAAATGTTGATATTTGTCACCAGCAATGTGCAAATGATTTTAGTGATGCagaaatgtgttgacagagagaggaagaggagtcctgtttctgtggaggagcagccgtcctgctgtgctttgtgtcaggacgtcctgaaggatccagtctctaccagctgtggacactggttctgcagacagtgcattacctcatactgggaccagtctgcttcatcaggacactcctcctgtccccagtgtggaAAAAGACCCAGGACAAGTAAgactgtccatctgtctgctgaCTCTTCTGGAAACCTCCAGATCAAAGAATGTATAATATACGTGAAACttctcctctaaagtgaagccaaagctagtagagctccccctggtgtctggctgcagtataggtcataagctccaccccctccatgttagtgggtggggctcgggacaaactaaaacactaaaatacataacaaatatttcttttcaaagatggtttcacTCATTTCATGTAGTTGATATAATGATGATACAttttcaagtgtcattttttcgttttaatttgttatttgatactatagaaacaggatgtgacataatggtgaccaccagttgccatgccaactttggccaatgagaggaagtgagacaagttgtccatatttatacagataCATCGTTACATTCTACATCATAGGAATTTAAGATCATTACAAACATCATTACAAATGAAAGAACATCAAACATTCCATTGCATTGTTACACAACAGTGGTTTGAAGAGCATCCATATATTAGTATTAGAGCTGTCAGTAGATTACCTGCATGATTTCCTCTGTTCACACTGACGGTTAATGCAAATACCCTGATTTCACAAACTATAGTTGGGCTGAGGTCATAATAATCGAACGTAGGTGCATTAATCACATGTAAAATTTCTTTTAACACTGTTAAAAAgagaatgcattcatttgtttttaaatgatggtCACATTGTGCATGACTTCATAGGTGGATCGGTATTAAATATTCCCAGTGAGCTGTAAGATGAAGCCCagtctgctgcctctgctgttaATCAAACACTTAGACCCCAgtggctttaaaaaaagaacagtatTTATAATGTTTTACCCCCAAAATGTGCTTGATATACACTATGGGTCTAAAGTTCTAGACCAGCATCAGtctcctctggtatagttggtcagagcttcatcctacagcaacatAATGACCCAAACCTTTAGTCcgagctctaccagaactacctcaggataaaaaccagatggaaagcttgaaaccATGGAGGGACCACgtcccagtctctagactttagccccatggagctggtttcaGAAGAGTGAAAtcaaagctccctacaagagACAGGAACTCTCTGGAAAATAtcttatttccattttaaaaagaaagaacgtcacaagtgtgttcacatcagACAAAGATGAGGTCAAAGTTTAGAATAGATTCTGGGTTaaatattgattccatgattttcatttcagagtaaaatgagacttTAAACtacatacatttcaataaaaagaaataaatattggaGTATTCTctttacaaaacatttaaagtcacttttcatttttttttttttgccttaatgtttgttcttctttccagaTGATGTTGATCTGCaggaggttttagatgaacataagatcagtctgaggaggagatgtgaacatgtgactgaaggaactgatgtaagaggaagaggaaccctcctcaacaggatctacactgagctctacatcacagagggacagagagaggaggttaatacccaacatgaggtgatgatgaagatgaaggccctccatgacactccaatcaggtgccacgacatctttaaagccttacctgaccaacagagacacatcagactgGTTCTGACCTACGGCGTCGCTGgtgttggaaaaaccttctcagtgcagaagttcactctggactgggcagagggtttggaaaaccaagatgtcagtgtggtgatcgtgctttcgttcagggagctgaacttgatcaaagatgagcagtacagtcttctcaggctgctccatgttttccatccaacattacagaaggtcacagcagagcagctggctgtctgtaaacttttgttcatctttgacggcctggatgaaagcagactttcactggactttaacaacagtgaggttgtgtctgatgtcacacagaaggcatcagtcaacgtactgctgacaaacctcatcaaggggaacctgcttccctcggctctggtctggatcacttccagacctgcagcagccaatcagatccctcctacatgtgttgacagggtaacagaactacgaggcttcactgacgcccagaaggaggagtacttcaggaagaggttcagtgatgaagaggtgtccagcagaatcatctcccacatcaagacctccaggagcctccacatcctgtgtgcagtcccagtcttctgctggatcactgctacagttctggagcacatgttgactacagagcagagaggagagctgcccaagaccctgactgacatgtactcacactttgtggtggttcagacaaagaggaagaagaacaagtaccatgagggacatgagacgagtccacaggagctgatggaggctgacagggaagttcttctttaagctggggaggctggcgtttgaacatctggaggaaggaaacatcatgttctaccaagaagacctggagcgctgtggtctggatgtgacagaggcctcagtgtactcaggagtttgtacagagatcttcaaaagagagagtgtgatcttccagaaatcagtctactgctttgttcatctgagcattcaggagtttctggctgcagtctacatgttccactgttacgccaacaagaagacagagtTACTGAAGAACTTCCTGGGGAGAGACCACCAGGTCTCTGCTAAGTCTCTGGATATCTTTCTATGTGGAGCCATGAAGAAATCTCTGctcagtaaaaatggtcacctggacctgttagttcgcttccttcatggcctctctctggagtccaaccagagactcttaggaggtctgctgggtcagacagagaaccGTCCAGgaatcatccagagaaccatcaacaacctgaagaagatgaacactgataacatgtctcctgacagaagcatcaacgttttccactgtctgatggagatgaacgacctctcagttcatcaggagatccaagagttcctgacgtcagagaacagatcagagaaggaactctctgagatccactgctcagctctggcctatatgctgcagatgtcagaggaggttctggatgagttggacctggaTCAGTACAATACATCAATGAAAGGACAacggagactgatcccagctgtgaggaactgcagaaaggctcagtgagtccttCAGTagaaagcaacacaacactTAGTATATTCTTTACACCCTCATGTCAACACTACTCTCTTGCCAGATTGACCTTTTTGACTGAAGGTGGAAGAACTCAGTAGCCACAAGTATAACAGGGTCAAAAAACATCTTGTTATACATACACAAAATCTGTTGTACTATCAAAGTGTGTCTTTACTTGgctattgttttttgtgtatgcctttcttttaatcatcatTGTTAAATATGTTTCTGCCTTACCACACAAAGAGTTGAATATGCGTTTATTGCTAGAGGAACTAGCATAAAAGTCACTATATGACTGTGCATAAGTTATTCACATAGGACCATTAGTAGGCATCTGAATTAAATGGTAGTTTGtcttgttgttatttaaatgtgtcagtgGCTAGAATAAGTAGAGATCGCCTCCCAGATCTTTTTGAAAGCTGAATATGAGGAGAACTGTCAGTGACACAGAACACGCATCCAAATCACAAATTTATGGGGTGGCAAAATCTCTGGATGAAAACATTTGACATATTAGGATCAATGTGTGTATGGGTTGTTCtgaaattatttgtgttttgagtGACAAAAACCTGCtgacctgtgtttgttttctaatCACAGACTAACTggatgtggactctcagagactcactgtaaagttgtggcctcagctctgaagtccaacccttcctaCCTGAGAGaactggacctgagtggaaatgagctgcaggattcaggagtgaagcatctgtctgcaggactggagagtccaaactgtagactggagactctgaggtcagttcactgactggagctgttgtgagttttatttatccAGTTCAAATCATTGATGTGATAATCGTTCAGTATTGCCATTAACACAAAcctgaacatgtttttttaagtgttctTCCAAAGGCCTGAGCTTTGGTTCCAAATAGAAGAGGAAGGTACAGagcaatgaaatgcagtttagcatctaaccagaagtgcaaaaagCACAAGTACGTGTAGCATAAACAGTATGAGATTTTTAGTTTGTCactttaaatcactttaaataTGAGGTTAAACACAGGCTCAAACATCACAACGAATTAGGATTCAGGGTGAGGAGGTGAAGATAACTATGTTAACGTATCTACAAAGGCCTGACAAACGTTTGTGCACCACCAATAACATCAATATAAACTAATTCTGATTGTTAAATGGTACCCAACCCCAATATATCCTAAGAGACAGTCATTCTACAGCGGCACCATCTCCACTACCACTTTCACCAGAGGAAGAGCAAAATGactgcaaacacagagacaggaagacaTACAGAGACCCTTAGAaaaagattttcatttcatcGCTTTTAAAAACATGAGGTCAAACACAGACCCAAACATCACAACCAAGCAGGATTCAGGGTGAGCATGTCAAACAGAAGCCGATGAAGAGACAGGACTCGGTTGGAATGACTGCAGAAAGATGGCAGGTGAGACCAGGGTCTGTGATTTAGTTTCTGTTCCTGAACAAATCACATCATTCCAATAACCACTCTGTCTCTAACAAAAGCCTCTGGTATCGCCACCCAATCCTGGTGTCACAAACATAACCATAATCATCTCATAAACTTAATTCAAGACTTTTATCtgcatcttttattcttcattcagatTGATGGAcagcagtttgtcagagatcagctgtgattctctggtctcagctctgaagtccaacccctcccatctgaaacatctggacctgagctacaacaacaagctgaaggattcaggagtgaagcagctgtgtggttttctggagagtccagactgtagactggagactctgaggtcagactccatgttttctttgtgtgctcaGATTAATATGATGTTGAAGTTGTGCAGACATAAAGCTCATTTTATAGTGGTCGATCGCTTAAAGCCCACATCAGAAAAAActggaataaaacagaattcCAGCTCTGAACAGGTTGTGAAACACTGAATGAGTTCAAGCCAGAACTTTCTCTTCTACACtgacaacttttatttttcattcagatTGTGgcgctgcagtttgtcagagatcagctgtgattctctggtctcagctctgaagtccaacccctcccatctgaaacatctggacctgagctTCAAtgacctgcaggattcaggagtgaagcagctgtgtggttttctggagagtccagactgtagactggagactctgaggtcagtgcACTGACctttactgttgtagatcttaTGACTTTGATCCGTGACTGAACCTCATTTATTGTCATATACTACGATCAGACATGACCACTTCCCTTATATTGTCCAGGTCTGCCTTGTGattactcatcagagaatggacatgagccttctgagtAAATTGACTTGATTTACAGAATGAATATTGTAACAACACAGACTATTGTTGTTTAATCTACAGGATAAAATTGTGCAAAAAGTTGCCTTACTATTTTAAGTAGATGGCGCTCCGTATTTTTATTAGTGCATGACCGACTTACAGCTAAAACCTAGCTCCCTAGCTCTGTAAGCTAATGTTACgtagaggaaaaacacatctctgcttactttaaattacattcagagctttaaatttgaatcaagtattttaaaacaacttgccaACAATATAAAGCAATATAAAACGTCAAAGACCACAGTAATTCATCAACTACATCACTAACATTATCTTAAATCTTACCTTAAAGTCCAGACTGgagctggttggttggtgggatttacccagaattcattGCATCAGGCCACGAAAATTGTGTGTTATGGGGGTCTTCATAAGAGGATTTGTTGGGCCACTTACATATTAGATTgtcaatgaaaaaaatctaaattactTGTATTTTGAACAAGTGTAGACGAATTTAGAACATGATATattgtcgaaggaggatattttcctccttcagcccaggatctttataccttcTGGAAAGGATAGTCCATCTACGCACAAGTCACGAgacaatttctcacatttagGTAATTTATTTGGTTCACAGAGAATAcgtattgatttcagcgctgagactTCAGTCAATCCACCTTAAGggtagaaaaacaagcagacacaGTGGCCTTGTTCTACCTAGGCTCTGCCCATAGAGAAGGGAGGAGcgctgcctctcatgtgtcagtgagtttctatgtgtagccaattagctttatATGGTTTTCATCTTATGAAATGTTGGGGTgtgatgtgtcctagtctgtgagcaagctgcagcaaagcagaaaacaactCTTATATGGTGAGATTCTTCCCAGTgctatacacaggctgaaggcctttcttaaccccttaaaacccaacaaaatTCATGTCAAgagaaaaactgtttcttttgttattatCACAGGATTAATTAGgttattttttcagtgtgaGATCTTGGGTTCAGATGCATGTGTTTGAGCTTCCTGTTGTTTCTTCAtcattcagtcacatttgaTTTGGAGGAAAACCTCCTCTGATCCATGTATCGGTCCACACATAGATACACTCTGTGATTAGGACACAGCTGATTACAGTTTTGACTATTTTATctgcatcttttatttgttgttcagGTTGATGGACTGCAGTTcatcaaagatcagctgtgattctctggtctcagctctgaagtccaacccctcccatctgaaacatctggacctgagctacaacaacaacctgaaggattcaggagtgaagcagctgtgtggtttccttcagagtccagactgtagactggagactctgaggtcagttcactgactctTACTGTTCTGATTatcaactgaatctaattcatgttcattaacagcttaaaggctgttaggacacagtgaagttgagctgcacatttaaaacctgaacacatctgatggaattattcatgatttaatCTGGATCTTTTGTATTTTGCTCAGACTGgtttactgcagtttgtcagagatcagctgtgattctctgggaccagctctgaagtccaacccctcccatctgaaacatctggacctgacattcaacaacctgaaggattcaggagtgaagcagctgtgtggttttctggagagtccagactgtagactggagactctgaggtcagtctccatgttttctttgtgtgctgagatgaatatgatgttaaagttgtggtgacatcaggctgatattctactgaccaaCAAGGAGGATCTTCaggatgttttcttcttctgtggtttactCTGTTGACTGGGGCAGAATCATGTTGATGATCCAAATTTAAACCTTATTAGAAGAAGGAAAATCCTCCTCAGGATAattcacactgacacacttgATATTCTGTCATGAtatgtgaatgttttctttgtgttttctcttttgaaagTTTCTTCCATGGTGTTTTGCTTCTTGCTtaacttcctgtgttttccctcctcgAGTTTCACCCTCATTAGTGAAATAAATTCtggtttaattaaatattttttcaggtAGCGCCATaaagtgcatgaaaacacaggtAGTTCAAAAAGACAGACCTTGGGAATCCAGATGGAATCACTGGGATACTGTTGAGTTACCTGCCTATTCATGTCCAGAGTCTTCAGATAATTTCTTCTAGATTCGTCCTGACATTTGGAGACTTTAGGAATAGTGGAATCAGGGATGGATTAGTCTGTAGGACGTGGAAGAGTCTTTACTGATGCAGCAGCGTCTCGTCATGAAACACTGAAAGATTTGTCTTCTAACCTGAGAACCTTTGCTCTCTCTGTTCAGATTGTTTcagtgcagtttgtcagagatcagctgtgattctctggtctcagctctcaagtccaacccctcccatctgaaacttctggacctgagaGAAAACCAGattcaggattcaggagtgaggCAGCTGTTGCACCtggtggagagtccagactgtagactggagactctgaggtcagttcacttaTATTTAGTTTGAGGTGTGTCACCATCCTCTGAACCACAGCTACTGGAATGACCTCTCACCtcacaatgttttatttcctcaactcctaatattgtgttttttctgtaaaaggatgatgatccacaataacagaAGGTTTTAGATTCAGagatttagattcagattcagatttaaaCAGGAATTTCAGGGCTTATCATGttatcatatatatttacatgttatttcAGAGGTAGTATAGGTAATAAAACTaagaattaatttaaaaaaaggtgcttGTGGTAAAACGTCACTCTACTGCTCCACTGTTTCTAACTGATTTAAActatacttttctttttcagactgtttcagtgcaggttgtcagagatcagctctgattctctggtctcagctcggAGATCCAACCCCTCCCGGCCGAGAGATTTGGAGCTGAGAGGAAAGGAGGTGCAGGGTTCAGGAGACATTCAGGAGAGGCCACTCTGTAGTctgactctgaggtcagttcacagCCAGGAATTATTTTCAGGTCTGGTGTTTGCATTTAGAAACCAACTTTAATAAAGTTAGCATGACACCTAAAAAACATAGACACACAAAATAACTTTTTAGAGCCCTTCAACATCCACGACAAACTCATGTCAGTCACCCACATCAGCAGCTCCCATTGGCTCACTGGTGTTGTCTCAAAACCGAGATCAGATCGACACGGGACCCGACTAGTCCATGTTGTCAGATACTTTTTTACCAAACGTTCAGCTCGCAAAAGCCAAAACACCAATCCCTTTTGctttaaagtgtaaaaatgtaCCCTTGAATACGTCtgtgttttcttgcttttaACAGCTACTTGAAAACATATTTGCTTTTGCAGAGgtcagcaccacagacagagagcagagtccgTGACCGGGTGCTTGGCCATGGAAGGCGGCTGGTctgaagaacctggaccctcagacacagcGTAAGACACTGAAGGATTTCCAGTCATAATGCAGACCTGTAAACAAACACTGGTTTCATTCCTGTAGCAACACTTCTCCACCTCTGTGGGAGAATTTTAGACATTAGCACCTTTTCAAACTGGCCTACGCCTTTaacttctctttattttttaacatttaactagTTTGTGCACCTACACTAAAATAATGAAGGCAAACTTTGAGCTCAAGGGTCCATTTACTATATATTGAATGACATATATTGAATAAGTTGACTTGGGACATGTATCTATTAAATAAGCTGCTCTTTGTCTCCCAAACAGAAAATACCCATGTGATGGAGGCCCTGGTCTGGAGGAGGCTGATAGTTCTCCTGTAGCTGTGGACCCACCAGCCCCCTCTGACCTCCAGAGTGGACCAGGCTGCAGCAGCGCCTCCTTCATGCGACCTGCAAGCTGCCCTGAGAACTTAAGAAGCAGCTTTGAGGAGTTTCTACCTGACATCACTGCGGATGAAGACGAAGAGACGTTCACGTTTCGGTGCTCGTTTCCAGGTCTGTACCGGTGCAGAGAGACCGGTCTGCTGTTTGACatgaagggagggggggacgtGGTTTACAGTCTGGTCCCCTGGAGCAGGAAGCTCCTGGCCCAGCATCACAAGAAGCCTGCAGGACCCCTGTTTGACATCAAATGTCTGAAGCAGTCCATGCGCCAGCTTCATCTCCCACACTGTGAGATCCGCTCCACGGGGGGGGGGCGCCACCTGTCAGTGGCTCACGTCAACGACGAGGGCGTGGAGTTCATCCGGCCTCGTCAGGTAACGGAAACTCATGTTATCATCAGCATCACAGGCTTCTCAGGTTTTGGTAACGTCAAGGATGAAGACTCCCCCCCGGACCCGGTCCAAGCCTTGGTTCTGCTCTTCtacaccccccctcacccccctgaCGTCATATCCTTCCTCAAAGTGCTGCTGCTTCCAAGAAACATCGTGCTCCGTGATTTGCTGCGCACCAGGAAGAAACTAGTTAAAGAAGAGAGATACATAGACGCCCCCCCGCACTGCAAGCTGCACCCAAAGCAGCTCTACACTCTGTCCACGGCTCCTGAGGACGACCTGGTCAAAGTTCAACCCACAGAAATAGAATTCGATGACGAGTCCTATGACAGCTACTTCACATCGTCCCAGGTGATTTTAAAAAGCGTCCTCAGAGACATCTCCCTGAGCCTGAAGGAGGCGACCAGCTCTCAGCCTGTTTGGGAAAGAGACGTTTGTCTTTTTCCAGAGAGACCGAAGACTCTGACTCTTCCTCCGGACGAGAAGCTGCTGGACGTACGGAGAGGCTTCATCGACAGGGTGTCAGTGCCGGTCCTCGACAGCCTCGTGGACAAGCTGTTTGAGGGGAAAGTGCTGAGCGATTCTGAGAGGGAGTCggtgaaagagaagcagagcagACGGGACAGAGCTGGCTTCGTGATCGACACGGTGAGGAGGAAGGGCCCCGCGGCCAGCGCAGAGATGATCGACTTCCTCCACCAGGCCGACCTGTACCTCTGCAAACAGCTGGAGCTCAACTGACCCCAAACAGAGAACTGGAGAAACGGTGGTTAAAGAGAAAcctgatatttggcagcttgtttaattcttctACTGAGATATAAAATACACTTTTCATAATTACACTCACAACTGTTCCTTTGTAAAAATCATCATTGTCATAAGTAGATGTCTAAAAGTATCAGTAATGGGATGTCGGCCTTGAACTGGGATTATATCAAGTTCATTTAACAGAacttttgcacatttctctTCAGCAAGATGTTGCAGCTTTCAGCAAATATCTGAGTCCTAAAAGAGATGAATGAATTTCATATTAGTCTCCACTTCATctctttgtgtcattttcagCATCGCATGACTAATGTTCTTAAAGGTCATGTCAATACTTGGGGTGAATaaagtgatttttctttttgtacctGTTCTGACTCCATCTGAAAACAGTTTGTTCGTTCATCAGGCAGCAGAGGGCGCTGTTGGCTTGGTAACGGCCACAGAGTCAGAGcttcatttaataattataCACtagaaataaactaattaaaccGA
It contains:
- the LOC124995800 gene encoding NACHT, LRR and PYD domains-containing protein 1-like encodes the protein MEGGWSEEPGPSDTAKYPCDGGPGLEEADSSPVAVDPPAPSDLQSGPGCSSASFMRPASCPENLRSSFEEFLPDITADEDEETFTFRCSFPGLYRCRETGLLFDMKGGGDVVYSLVPWSRKLLAQHHKKPAGPLFDIKCLKQSMRQLHLPHCEIRSTGGGRHLSVAHVNDEGVEFIRPRQVTETHVIISITGFSGFGNVKDEDSPPDPVQALVLLFYTPPHPPDVISFLKVLLLPRNIVLRDLLRTRKKLVKEERYIDAPPHCKLHPKQLYTLSTAPEDDLVKVQPTEIEFDDESYDSYFTSSQVILKSVLRDISLSLKEATSSQPVWERDVCLFPERPKTLTLPPDEKLLDVRRGFIDRVSVPVLDSLVDKLFEGKVLSDSERESVKEKQSRRDRAGFVIDTVRRKGPAASAEMIDFLHQADLYLCKQLELN